Proteins encoded by one window of Cervus canadensis isolate Bull #8, Minnesota chromosome 18, ASM1932006v1, whole genome shotgun sequence:
- the LOC122420478 gene encoding zinc finger protein 595-like: METTAIYPALSAQDTQDLMPKNPALEDVFPKANLGIYHIFHLRNLHLRKVWEYTWVYERQRGCLYGHKEMETVTQISNITGKRIERPGSRWEKHPLQSSTFAKMCKCLRKDFHPFLKHTCSLKGNVKYLGGNLVSTANTHSNNSEHRLRLNIHSNSQSNQFEGSMSRGSFFLPQQIFSLHSKMYNVDDTGRDGIQPLLFNTYCDMVSTQQLSVCNKMSQTLSKSSSSNNYKSIYAGLRRYSGNEPGYRVEGDSNLKKHQGPKSSNKDSTSNTCRNAFDQMSGFSLDESTCTEEGTCTEYGMVFNQSSELIQPQTVQNSQKESKCKICGKLFSKSRHLRRHKKIHTGRKPFQCTQCSKTF; the protein is encoded by the exons ATGGAGACAACAGCCATTTACCCAG CCTTGTCTGCACAAGACACCCAGGATTTGATGCCGAAGAATCCAGCATTAGAAGATGTGTTCCCAAAAGCAAACCTAGGAATATATCACATATTTCATCTCAGAAACTTACATTTAAGGAAAGTCTGGGAATATACATGGGTATATGAAAGACAGAGAGGATGTTTATATGGACATAAAGAAATGGAGACAGTTACACAGATTTCTAACATTACTGGAAAAAGAATTGAGCGACCTGGGTCACGTTGGGAAAAACACCCACTTCAGTCTTCAACATTTGCCAAGATGTGTAAGTGTTTAAGAAAagattttcatccttttttgaAACATACATGTTCTCTAAAAGGAAACGTGAAATATCTGGGAGGTAATCTTGTCTCTACTGCAAATACTCATTCAAACAATTCTGAACATAGGCTTCGACTCAACATACATTCAAACTCACAATCTAATCAATTTGAGGGATCCATGAGCAGGGGCTCATTTTTCTTGCCCCAACAGATATTTTCTCTCCATTCCAAGATGTATAATGTTGATGATACTGGAAGAGATGGAATCCAACCATTACTGTTCAATACATATTGTGATATGGTCAGTACACAACAACTTTCCGTGTGTAATAAAATGAGTCAGACCTTAAGTAAGAGCTCCAGCTCCAATAATTACAAGAGTATTTATGCTGGGCTGAGAAGATATTCAGGCAATGAACCTGGGTATAGGGTTGAAGGAGACTCCAACCTTAAGAAACATCAGGGACCCAAATCTTCTAACAAGGATTCTACAAGTAATACATGTAGAAATGCCTTTGATCAAATGTCAGGTTTTTCTCTTGATGAGAGTACTTGTACTGAAGAGGGGACTTGTACTGAATATGGTATGGTTTTTAATCAGTCTTCAGAACTTATTCAACCACAGACTGTTCAGAACTCACAGAAAGAAAGCAAGTGTAAGATATGTGGGAAACTGTTTAGTAAATCACGCCACCTAAGGAGACATAAAAAAATTCATACAGGAAGGAAACCTTTCCAATGTACACAATGTAGCAAAACGTTTTAA
- the LOC122420480 gene encoding LOW QUALITY PROTEIN: zinc finger protein 420-like (The sequence of the model RefSeq protein was modified relative to this genomic sequence to represent the inferred CDS: inserted 1 base in 1 codon; substituted 1 base at 1 genomic stop codon), translating into YRSLLTQHQRIHTGEKPYKCAECGKAFIYNSHLIEHQRIHTGEKPYKCKECDKAFSRPSRLAGHERIHSGERPYKCKECKKTFTKHSNLTRHQRIHSGERPYKCQECNKALIQYSHLTRHQRIHTGEKSYKCKECNKTFIECSHPTRHQEIHTAERPYECKECNRAFIQCWQLTQHERIHTREKPYKCKECNKAFCRPSLLTGHERIHSGERPHKCKECNKTFIHCSHLTRHQQIHSGERPYKCKKCNKTFIQCSSLTRHQLIHSGERPHKCKECNKTFIHCSHLTXHRQIHSGERPYKCKECNKTFIQCSSLTRHQRIHSGERPYKCQECNKAFIQYSHLTXHQRIHTGEKSYKCKECNKAFTTNSALTQHHQIHTGDRCYKCAECGKAFFNVSSLTKHQRLHTGERPYKCKECNKAFTTNSALTQYHRIHTGDRRYKCTECGKAFFNVSSLTKHQGIHTGERPYKCTECGKTFNRNSILTTHLRVHTGEKPYKCTECGKAFSDSGNLTKHLRTHTGKKP; encoded by the exons TATCGCTCACTTCTTACTCAACATCAgcgaattcacactggagagaaaccttataaatgtgcagaatgtggcaaagcctttatttACAACTCACATCTTATTgaacaccagcgaattcatactggagagaagccttataaatgtaaagaatgtgacAAAGCCTTTAGTCGTCCCTCACGTCTTGCTGGACATGAGCGAATTCattctggggagagaccttataaatgtaaagaatgtaagAAAACATTTACTAAGCACTCAAATCTTACTCGACATCAACGAATTCattctggggagagaccttataaatgtcaaGAATGTAACAAAGCCCTTATTCAATACTCACATCTTACTCGacatcagcgaattcatactggagagaagtcttataaatgtaaagaatgtaacaAAACCTTTATTGAATGCTCACATCCTACCCGACATCAGGAAATTCATACTGCAGAGAGACCTTATGAATGTAAAGAATGTAACAGAGCCTTTATTCAGTGCTGGCAACTTACTCAACATGAACGAATTCATACtagagagaagccttataaatgtaaagaatgtaacaAAGCCTTTTGCCGTCCCTCACTTCTTACTGGACATGAGCGAATTCATTCTGGGGAGAGACctcataaatgtaaagaatgtaacaaaacatttattcattGCTCACATCTTACTCGACATCAGCAAATTCattctggggagagaccttataaatgtaaaaaatgtaacaaaacatTTATTCAGTGCTCAAGTCTTACTCGACATCAACTAATTCATTCTGGGGAGAGACctcataaatgtaaagaatgtaacaaaacatttattcattGCTCACATCTTACTTGACATCGGCAAATTCattctggggagagaccttataaatgtaaagaatgtaacaAAACATTTATTCAGTGCTCAAGTCTTACTCGACATCAACGAATTCattctggggagagaccttataaatgtcaaGAATGTAACAAAGCCTTTATTCAATACTCACATCTTA GacatcagcgaattcatactggagagaagtcttataaatgtaaagaatgtaacaAAGCCTTTACTACGAATTCAGCCCTTACTCAACATCACCAAATTCATACTGGTGATAGATGTTATAAATGTGCAGAATGTGGCAAGGCCTTTTTTAACGTTTCTAGTCTTACTAAACATCAGCGACTCCATACTggagagagaccttataaatgtaaagaatgtaacaAAGCCTTTACTACGAATTCGGCCCTTACACAATATCACCGAATTCATACCGGGGATAGAcgttataaatgtacagaatgtggcaaggCCTTTTTTAACGTTTCTAGTCTTACTAAACATCAgggaatccatactggggagagaccgtataaatgtacagaatgtggcaaaacCTTTAATCGGAACTCAATTCTTACTACACATTTgcgagttcatactggagagaaaccttataaatgtacagaatgtggcaaagcctttagtgATAGTGGTAATCTCACTAAACATCTGAGAACACACACCGGAAAGAAACCCTAA